One genomic window of Gossypium hirsutum isolate 1008001.06 chromosome D11, Gossypium_hirsutum_v2.1, whole genome shotgun sequence includes the following:
- the LOC107922744 gene encoding heat stress transcription factor A-6b-like isoform X1, with protein sequence MNPYFPVKEEYPSSSYSQSDDDAPRMMEPPQPVEGLHDSGPPPFLTKTFDMVDDPSTNYIVSWSSGGSSFIVWDPHSFSTNLLPRYFKHNNFSSFVRQLNTYGFRKIDSDRWEFANEGFVRGQRDLLKSIRRRKTTTSQLPTSQQALGPCVEVGRFGLDGEVDCLRRDNQVLMMELVTLRQQQLSTRAHIQAIEERLQCTEKKQQQMMSFLARAMQNPSFLQQLMQQKERTKDLEEAMSRKRMRPIDQRPLAVDVGESSRGSDGTNPVKTKTLEFGDYGYQVTELEALALEMQGYGRTRRGQEESQNGLDHRESHDKELDEGFWEELLNEKFLELDIPGTELARD encoded by the exons ATGAATCCATATTTTCCGGTAAAGGAAGAGTATCCGAGTTCAAGTTATTCACAGTCCGACGATGATGCGCCACGGATGATGGAGCCGCCGCAACCGGTAGAGGGTCTCCACGATTCAGGGCCGCCGCCATTCCTTACCAAGACCTTCGACATGGTGGATGATCCTAGTACTAACTACATAGTTTCTTGGAGCAGCGGAGGCAGCAGCTTTATTGTATGGGATCCTCACTCTTTCTCCACTAATCTCCTCCCTAGATATTTCAAGCACAATAATTTCTCTAGTTTTGTTAGGCAGCTCAATACTTAT GGTTTTAGAAAGATTGATTCAGACAGATGGGAGTTTGCCAATGAAGGTTTTGTCAGAGGCCAAAGGGATCTTCTAAAGAGTATTAGGAGAAGGAAGACCACAACATCTCAGCTCCCAACATCTCAACAAGCTCTTGGTCCTTGTGTTGAAGTTGGCAGGTTTGGACTAGATGGAGAAGTTGATTGTTTGAGGCGTGACAATCAGGTCTTAATGATGGAATTAGTGACGCTAAGACAGCAGCAACTGAGCACTCGAGCTCATATTCAGGCCATCGAAGAAAGGCTGCAATGCACAGAAAAGAAGCAGCAGCAAATGATGTCTTTCTTGGCAAGAGCAATGCAGAATCCGTCATTTCTGCAGCAGTTAATGCAACAAAAGGAGAGAACAAAGGACCTTGAAGAAGCCATGTCTAGGAAAAGGATGCGGCCAATCGATCAACGACCTCTTGCTGTAGACGTAGGTGAATCAAGCCGAGGTAGCGATGGGACGAATCCTGTTAAAACTAAAACTTTAGAATTTGGTGATTATGGATACCAAGTAACAGAATTGGAAGCACTTGCACTGGAAATGCAAGGGTATGGTAGGACAAGAAGGGGGCAAGAGGAATCCCAAAATGGGCTTGACCATCGAGAGAGCCATGACAAAGAACTTGATGAAGGATTTTGGGAAGAATTATTGAATGAGAAATTTTTAGAGTTAGATATACCAGGAACTGAACTTGCTAGAGATTAA
- the LOC107922744 gene encoding heat stress transcription factor A-6b-like isoform X2 codes for MNPYFPVKEEYPSSSYSQSDDDAPRMMEPPQPVEGLHDSGPPPFLTKTFDMVDDPSTNYIVSWSSGGSSFIGFRKIDSDRWEFANEGFVRGQRDLLKSIRRRKTTTSQLPTSQQALGPCVEVGRFGLDGEVDCLRRDNQVLMMELVTLRQQQLSTRAHIQAIEERLQCTEKKQQQMMSFLARAMQNPSFLQQLMQQKERTKDLEEAMSRKRMRPIDQRPLAVDVGESSRGSDGTNPVKTKTLEFGDYGYQVTELEALALEMQGYGRTRRGQEESQNGLDHRESHDKELDEGFWEELLNEKFLELDIPGTELARD; via the exons ATGAATCCATATTTTCCGGTAAAGGAAGAGTATCCGAGTTCAAGTTATTCACAGTCCGACGATGATGCGCCACGGATGATGGAGCCGCCGCAACCGGTAGAGGGTCTCCACGATTCAGGGCCGCCGCCATTCCTTACCAAGACCTTCGACATGGTGGATGATCCTAGTACTAACTACATAGTTTCTTGGAGCAGCGGAGGCAGCAGCTTTATT GGTTTTAGAAAGATTGATTCAGACAGATGGGAGTTTGCCAATGAAGGTTTTGTCAGAGGCCAAAGGGATCTTCTAAAGAGTATTAGGAGAAGGAAGACCACAACATCTCAGCTCCCAACATCTCAACAAGCTCTTGGTCCTTGTGTTGAAGTTGGCAGGTTTGGACTAGATGGAGAAGTTGATTGTTTGAGGCGTGACAATCAGGTCTTAATGATGGAATTAGTGACGCTAAGACAGCAGCAACTGAGCACTCGAGCTCATATTCAGGCCATCGAAGAAAGGCTGCAATGCACAGAAAAGAAGCAGCAGCAAATGATGTCTTTCTTGGCAAGAGCAATGCAGAATCCGTCATTTCTGCAGCAGTTAATGCAACAAAAGGAGAGAACAAAGGACCTTGAAGAAGCCATGTCTAGGAAAAGGATGCGGCCAATCGATCAACGACCTCTTGCTGTAGACGTAGGTGAATCAAGCCGAGGTAGCGATGGGACGAATCCTGTTAAAACTAAAACTTTAGAATTTGGTGATTATGGATACCAAGTAACAGAATTGGAAGCACTTGCACTGGAAATGCAAGGGTATGGTAGGACAAGAAGGGGGCAAGAGGAATCCCAAAATGGGCTTGACCATCGAGAGAGCCATGACAAAGAACTTGATGAAGGATTTTGGGAAGAATTATTGAATGAGAAATTTTTAGAGTTAGATATACCAGGAACTGAACTTGCTAGAGATTAA